In Parasegetibacter sp. NRK P23, a single genomic region encodes these proteins:
- a CDS encoding CoA transferase subunit A, producing the protein MNKIVANAEAAIADIPNGATIMLGGFGLCGIPENSIAALVKSGVKELTCISNNAGVDDFGLGLLLQTRQIKKMMSSYVGENAEFERQLLSGELEVDLIPQGTLATRIQMAGMGIPAFFTPAGYGTEIAEGKEIRTFNGKPHLMEMALHADFALVKAWKGDRYGNLVFRKTTRNFSTSMARAGNITIAEVEELVEPGELDPDAIHVPGIYVHRVFQGTDYEKRIERRTVSIHQ; encoded by the coding sequence ATGAATAAGATTGTTGCCAATGCAGAAGCCGCGATAGCCGACATCCCCAATGGCGCCACCATTATGCTGGGAGGATTCGGACTTTGCGGTATTCCTGAAAACTCGATCGCCGCGCTCGTTAAAAGTGGCGTAAAAGAACTTACCTGTATTTCAAACAACGCGGGTGTAGACGATTTCGGCCTCGGCCTGCTGCTCCAAACCAGGCAGATCAAAAAAATGATGAGCTCCTACGTAGGCGAAAACGCTGAATTTGAAAGACAACTCCTGAGTGGCGAACTGGAAGTGGACCTGATTCCGCAGGGAACCCTGGCCACCCGCATCCAGATGGCAGGCATGGGTATCCCCGCGTTTTTTACGCCCGCGGGTTATGGTACCGAAATCGCTGAGGGTAAGGAAATAAGAACATTCAACGGGAAACCACACCTCATGGAAATGGCCCTGCACGCCGATTTCGCATTGGTAAAAGCGTGGAAGGGAGACCGTTATGGAAACCTGGTGTTTCGTAAAACAACCCGGAACTTTTCCACCTCCATGGCCAGGGCCGGCAATATTACCATTGCGGAAGTAGAGGAACTGGTGGAACCCGGCGAACTCGACCCTGATGCCATCCATGTTCCGGGAATTTACGTGCACCGCGTATTCCAGGGAACGGACTATGAAAAAAGAATAGAAAGAAGGACCGTTTCCATTCACCAATAA
- a CDS encoding DUF4296 domain-containing protein — protein MEHRKSKERSTRHGLKFTPVWVIAIGVLFIFSCGNRDLPSGVLPPEKMKEVLWDLIRVDELAMEKRAADSTFVLEKESEKMYQQVFAMHGTDKQTFEKSFSFYKGRPDLSKTIFDSLINQGNREKELLRKADSIKTAKEAQALAKADSIKRRADSVKIQKDSTVLKKLRDSLLLKRKLPFKSAPR, from the coding sequence ATGGAGCATAGAAAAAGCAAGGAAAGAAGCACGAGGCATGGCCTGAAGTTTACACCTGTTTGGGTTATCGCAATAGGGGTATTGTTTATTTTCAGTTGCGGCAACAGGGACCTGCCATCTGGTGTATTACCACCTGAAAAAATGAAGGAAGTGCTTTGGGACTTGATTCGGGTGGATGAACTCGCGATGGAAAAGCGTGCCGCGGATTCCACTTTTGTCCTGGAGAAAGAATCGGAAAAAATGTACCAGCAGGTATTCGCCATGCACGGGACCGATAAACAGACTTTCGAAAAAAGTTTCTCCTTCTACAAAGGAAGGCCCGATCTTTCCAAAACAATTTTCGATTCTCTGATCAACCAGGGCAACAGGGAAAAGGAACTGCTAAGAAAAGCCGATTCTATTAAAACCGCTAAAGAAGCACAGGCGCTCGCGAAAGCGGATTCAATCAAACGAAGGGCCGATTCCGTTAAAATTCAAAAAGATTCGACAGTACTGAAAAAGCTCAGGGACTCGCTGCTGCTGAAACGGAAGCTGCCATTCAAATCGGCGCCAAGATAA
- a CDS encoding DUF4835 family protein, with protein sequence MRKLKFIICLLLATGLSVRAQELRAKVTVISNRVSSQTDKKIFQTLQTALNNFLNNRKWTNDAFQSQERIECNFLINIDQALENNAFKASLTVQAARPVYNSSYLSPLVNYLDNALTFRYAQFTPLEFNENRIQGSDPLASNLTATLAYYVYIILGMDYNSFSLKGGDVYFQKAQNVVNNAPESRDITGWKAFDGMRNRYWLTENLLSARYTLVHDAMYDYFRNGFDKLYAAAPEGRKGVLEALNKLNQVNTEQPNSMILQFFMQGRSDELIRLYSKAPPDEKNRARDLLQKIDIANGPRYQQELK encoded by the coding sequence ATGCGTAAGTTAAAATTTATCATCTGTCTCCTGTTGGCAACCGGCCTTTCGGTTCGTGCGCAGGAACTTCGTGCGAAAGTAACGGTGATCTCTAACCGTGTAAGTTCGCAGACCGATAAAAAAATATTTCAGACCCTTCAAACCGCGCTCAACAATTTCCTCAACAACAGGAAATGGACCAACGATGCCTTTCAATCCCAGGAAAGAATTGAGTGCAACTTTCTCATCAATATCGACCAGGCACTGGAAAACAATGCATTCAAAGCATCGTTAACGGTACAAGCCGCAAGGCCGGTGTATAATTCTTCGTATTTAAGTCCGCTGGTGAATTACCTCGACAATGCGCTCACCTTCCGCTATGCGCAGTTCACCCCGCTTGAATTCAACGAAAACCGCATTCAGGGCAGCGATCCGCTCGCATCCAACCTTACGGCCACACTGGCTTATTATGTATACATCATATTGGGCATGGATTACAATTCCTTCTCGCTGAAAGGGGGAGATGTGTATTTTCAGAAAGCGCAAAACGTAGTGAACAACGCGCCGGAGAGCAGAGACATCACCGGCTGGAAAGCATTCGATGGTATGCGCAACCGGTACTGGCTCACGGAAAACTTACTCAGTGCCAGGTACACGCTGGTGCACGATGCCATGTACGATTATTTCAGGAACGGATTCGATAAACTATATGCCGCGGCGCCCGAAGGCAGGAAAGGCGTACTGGAAGCTTTGAATAAATTAAACCAGGTAAATACAGAGCAACCCAACTCCATGATACTTCAGTTCTTTATGCAGGGCAGAAGCGATGAACTTATCCGGTTGTACAGCAAAGCGCCGCCCGACGAAAAGAACCGGGCCAGGGATCTGTTACAGAAAATAGACATAGCCAATGGACCACGTTACCAACAGGAATTGAAATAG
- the coaBC gene encoding bifunctional phosphopantothenoylcysteine decarboxylase/phosphopantothenate--cysteine ligase CoaBC has product MFQGKKILLGISGSIAAYKIILLTRLLTKSGAEVKIVMTPAARDFVSPLTLSTLAGNPVLVELSDNASWSNHVMLGRWADIMVVAPLSCNTLAKMATGQCDNLLLATWLSATCPVMVAPAMDEDMWHHPTTKDNLTKLESFGVRILQVGNGPLASGLSGDGRMAETEEILKELEHFFFHTQQLKGKKVLITAGPTHERIDPVRFIGNHSSGKMGQALALELANRGAEVTLVSGPVQQSLNDARIEVVPVVSAQEMYDAAVAYFPFTDLAIMAAAVADYMPVTVSAEKIKKQEAAFSIELTRTPDILKKLGELKSADQLLVGFALESTNEKEYAKGKLAAKNADFIVMNSLREAGAGFGHDTNKITVFGKDGTETAFPLKSKKDVATDIVNLLMPHLNA; this is encoded by the coding sequence ATGTTTCAAGGCAAAAAAATATTATTAGGAATCTCCGGCTCCATCGCCGCTTACAAAATCATTCTCCTCACCCGGTTGCTTACAAAGTCAGGTGCCGAGGTAAAAATTGTAATGACGCCTGCTGCCAGGGATTTTGTTTCACCACTAACGCTTTCCACGCTCGCCGGAAACCCGGTTTTGGTGGAACTATCGGACAATGCGTCCTGGTCGAACCACGTCATGCTGGGCCGGTGGGCCGACATCATGGTCGTAGCGCCTTTAAGCTGTAATACACTCGCTAAAATGGCCACGGGCCAATGCGACAACCTTTTGCTGGCCACCTGGCTCTCGGCCACCTGTCCGGTAATGGTGGCGCCCGCGATGGATGAGGATATGTGGCACCATCCCACCACTAAAGACAATCTTACCAAATTGGAAAGCTTCGGGGTGAGAATTTTACAGGTAGGCAACGGTCCGCTGGCGAGCGGTCTTTCCGGAGATGGAAGAATGGCGGAAACGGAAGAGATATTGAAAGAACTGGAACATTTCTTTTTCCATACCCAACAACTGAAAGGAAAGAAAGTACTGATTACGGCTGGTCCTACGCACGAACGGATCGATCCTGTACGTTTTATAGGGAATCATTCTTCCGGGAAAATGGGGCAGGCGCTTGCGCTGGAACTCGCAAACCGGGGGGCGGAAGTGACGCTTGTTTCAGGACCGGTGCAGCAGTCCTTGAACGATGCACGTATTGAAGTGGTTCCGGTTGTTTCAGCACAGGAAATGTATGATGCGGCGGTTGCTTATTTCCCGTTTACCGACCTGGCGATCATGGCCGCGGCGGTGGCGGATTACATGCCTGTAACGGTGAGCGCTGAAAAAATTAAAAAGCAGGAAGCCGCTTTTTCAATTGAACTTACCCGAACGCCGGATATCCTGAAAAAACTTGGGGAATTAAAAAGCGCAGATCAGTTACTGGTGGGTTTCGCGCTGGAATCAACCAACGAAAAAGAATATGCGAAAGGAAAACTGGCGGCCAAGAATGCGGATTTCATCGTGATGAATTCGCTCCGCGAAGCCGGTGCCGGTTTTGGACACGATACCAATAAAATTACCGTTTTTGGAAAAGATGGAACGGAAACAGCATTTCCGCTCAAATCAAAAAAAGATGTAGCCACGGATATTGTGAACCTGTTAATGCCTCACCTGAATGCGTAA
- a CDS encoding DNA-directed RNA polymerase subunit omega, which translates to MSKLRRQLGANTSNVVETKSLLEIKNRTGNLYESITIIAKRANQINIALKEELHNKLEEFASHTDSLEEIHENKEQIEISRAYERMPNPALLATQEFMDEKIYHRKNNDDLFS; encoded by the coding sequence ATGAGCAAGTTAAGAAGACAACTGGGCGCTAATACCAGCAACGTGGTGGAAACCAAAAGTCTGCTCGAGATCAAGAACAGAACCGGTAACTTATACGAGTCTATCACCATCATCGCTAAAAGAGCCAACCAGATCAATATTGCGCTGAAAGAAGAACTGCACAACAAACTGGAAGAGTTCGCAAGCCATACCGATAGCCTGGAAGAAATTCACGAGAATAAGGAGCAGATCGAAATTTCACGCGCCTACGAAAGAATGCCGAACCCTGCGTTGCTCGCTACCCAGGAGTTCATGGACGAAAAAATCTACCACAGGAAGAACAACGACGACCTGTTCAGCTGA
- a CDS encoding outer membrane protein assembly factor BamD yields MRSFFSLLAAVLLFSSCSKFSKVQKSTDYEYKLKMADTYFEKKKYYYAQQLYEELFPVFKGTEKFEDLYYKFAYSFYNMRDYLSAENYFKGFLEVFPTSPRAEEMDFMRAFSYYKQSPKVELDQANTYKAMNMMQTFINTHPGSEKVKEATAIIDECRAKLELKEYRNAELYYNVGQYRAAGIAFTALMNNFPDSYKSEEYKIQVIKSYYQFASMSIPEKKRERFEQVIGEVNDFSDRFPESKLLPEAKRYLTLSQNNINAVTNEQVKKTTGR; encoded by the coding sequence ATGAGATCATTCTTCAGTCTTCTTGCGGCCGTTCTCCTGTTCAGCTCCTGCTCCAAATTCAGCAAGGTGCAGAAAAGTACCGACTATGAGTACAAACTCAAAATGGCCGATACTTATTTCGAAAAGAAAAAGTATTACTACGCGCAGCAACTGTACGAGGAGCTGTTCCCCGTTTTCAAAGGCACTGAAAAGTTTGAAGATCTTTACTATAAGTTCGCCTACAGCTTTTACAATATGCGCGATTACCTGAGCGCCGAAAACTATTTTAAAGGATTCCTGGAAGTATTCCCTACTTCTCCGAGGGCCGAAGAAATGGATTTTATGCGGGCGTTCAGTTATTATAAACAGTCCCCCAAAGTTGAACTGGATCAGGCCAATACTTATAAGGCCATGAACATGATGCAGACTTTTATCAATACCCACCCGGGTTCTGAAAAAGTAAAAGAAGCTACGGCTATCATCGATGAGTGCCGTGCGAAACTGGAACTGAAGGAATACAGGAATGCTGAACTGTATTATAACGTAGGGCAATACAGGGCCGCAGGTATCGCTTTCACGGCTTTGATGAACAATTTCCCCGATTCGTATAAAAGCGAAGAATACAAGATACAGGTCATCAAATCTTACTACCAGTTCGCTTCAATGAGTATTCCGGAGAAAAAAAGAGAACGTTTTGAACAGGTAATCGGAGAAGTGAATGACTTCTCAGACCGCTTCCCGGAGAGTAAGTTATTGCCGGAAGCAAAAAGATATTTAACTTTGTCCCAAAATAATATAAACGCAGTTACAAATGAGCAAGTTAAGAAGACAACTGGGCGCTAA
- a CDS encoding OmpA family protein — MVSKKYKFLFGLLCLVTSGSFAQEKSGTGYDVMDSSVIPAKRLPQHNEFMNNSYSFPAKPRSQWEFGVKGGLFNIIGDVPSVMPTPGFGVHVKKDLGYVFALRMEYMWGMGKGLNWKERTAGFSTAQRTAGYGQPANATAFDNYRTRVQDLGIQGVVTFNNIRFHKKQSNFIGYIFGGIGGTISKTYHDLYNGTTLYNYAGINGNDFDNRKDTKDALKDLLDGDYDTKGEDDGQGELFKERFNPSATVGLGMAFRLGKRVSLAFEDRLTFTGDDLLDGQRYQNVGVANNILTPDKDFMNFFSVGLNFNIGSATKRVAPLWWLNPLDYAYNEINAPRHMKLPKPVLDDADGDGVTDQFDQEPNTPAGAPVDSHGVSRDTDGDGVPDYKDKELVTPTQCQPVDADGVGKCPEPACCAELRDLIAKGNFGGCGIGDLPSVSFTGRNVKLSQDAQAVLAGVAAKIRNNPNCKVAVVGYGDANKSAQQLSWDRVNAVINYLVEKEGISNDRFVFKYGEAGGDPNTVDLRDGSNEEGPNNVPAPHPNLRRK; from the coding sequence ATGGTAAGCAAAAAGTACAAATTTTTATTCGGGCTTTTGTGCCTCGTTACATCTGGCTCCTTTGCCCAGGAGAAATCCGGCACTGGATACGATGTAATGGACTCCTCTGTTATTCCTGCGAAAAGACTTCCACAGCACAACGAATTCATGAACAATTCTTACAGCTTCCCCGCCAAGCCGAGGAGCCAGTGGGAATTTGGTGTAAAAGGTGGTTTGTTCAACATCATTGGTGATGTTCCTTCCGTAATGCCAACTCCAGGCTTCGGTGTTCACGTTAAAAAAGACCTCGGTTATGTATTCGCCCTCCGTATGGAATACATGTGGGGTATGGGTAAAGGATTGAATTGGAAAGAAAGAACCGCTGGTTTCTCCACTGCGCAACGTACAGCAGGATATGGTCAGCCAGCCAATGCTACCGCATTCGACAACTACAGAACCCGCGTTCAGGATCTTGGTATCCAGGGTGTTGTGACTTTCAATAATATCCGTTTCCACAAGAAGCAATCTAATTTTATTGGTTACATATTCGGTGGTATCGGTGGAACTATTTCCAAGACTTACCACGATCTCTACAATGGAACTACACTGTATAACTATGCCGGGATCAACGGGAACGATTTTGACAATAGAAAAGATACAAAAGATGCCCTGAAAGATCTTCTCGATGGAGACTACGATACCAAAGGAGAAGATGACGGTCAGGGTGAACTCTTCAAAGAAAGATTCAACCCTTCCGCTACAGTTGGTCTGGGTATGGCTTTCCGTCTCGGTAAGCGCGTAAGCCTGGCATTTGAAGATCGCCTCACTTTCACTGGTGATGACCTGTTGGATGGTCAGCGCTACCAGAACGTAGGTGTTGCCAACAACATCCTTACTCCTGACAAGGACTTCATGAACTTCTTCAGCGTAGGTCTGAACTTCAACATTGGAAGCGCCACTAAACGTGTAGCTCCTTTGTGGTGGCTGAACCCGCTGGATTACGCTTACAACGAAATCAACGCTCCCCGCCACATGAAGCTGCCCAAGCCAGTATTGGACGATGCTGACGGCGACGGTGTTACCGACCAATTCGACCAGGAGCCTAACACTCCTGCCGGTGCTCCCGTTGATTCTCACGGTGTTAGCCGCGATACTGATGGTGACGGTGTACCTGACTACAAAGACAAGGAACTGGTTACTCCAACACAATGCCAGCCTGTTGACGCTGACGGTGTAGGTAAATGCCCAGAGCCAGCCTGCTGCGCTGAACTGAGAGACCTGATCGCTAAAGGTAACTTCGGTGGTTGCGGTATCGGTGACCTGCCCAGCGTATCCTTCACTGGCAGAAACGTTAAACTGAGCCAGGACGCACAAGCTGTTCTCGCCGGTGTTGCCGCTAAAATCCGCAACAACCCCAACTGTAAAGTTGCCGTGGTAGGTTACGGTGATGCCAACAAATCCGCTCAACAGCTGAGCTGGGATCGCGTAAACGCTGTTATCAACTACCTCGTTGAGAAAGAAGGTATCAGCAACGACCGCTTCGTATTCAAATATGGTGAAGCCGGTGGTGACCCGAACACTGTTGACCTGCGTGATGGTTCCAACGAAGAAGGCCCGAACAACGTGCCTGCTCCACACCCTAATCTGAGAAGAAAATAA
- a CDS encoding polyprenyl synthetase family protein, protein MKLAKSVIQEELKVFEKEFELAVKSRIALLDRIMQYIVKRKGKQLRPMFVLLSAKLCGEVTPAGYRAASLVELLHTATLVHDDVVDDSMERRGFFSINALWKNKIAVLVGDYLLSKGLLLSLDNHDFRVLQILSEAVRKMSEGELLQMEKARNLNLREDIYFEIITNKTASLLASSCAAGAYSSSGGDEALTDRMRAFGEKVGIAFQIKDDLFDYGKEDVGKPTGNDIKEKKLTLPLIYTLNTVAPALRKELIYLIKNHNTDREKVDYIMKVVQESGGIAYAAKKMQQYRDEALALLHLFPKSDVRDALEELVRYTTDRSY, encoded by the coding sequence ATGAAACTGGCAAAATCGGTCATACAGGAAGAACTGAAAGTGTTCGAAAAGGAGTTTGAGCTCGCGGTTAAAAGCAGGATCGCGCTGTTAGACAGGATCATGCAGTATATCGTAAAACGGAAAGGTAAGCAACTCCGGCCAATGTTTGTACTATTATCTGCCAAACTCTGTGGAGAAGTTACCCCAGCCGGTTACCGCGCCGCTTCCCTGGTGGAACTCCTCCATACCGCAACCCTGGTACACGATGATGTGGTAGACGATTCCATGGAAAGAAGGGGCTTTTTCTCTATTAACGCATTGTGGAAGAACAAGATAGCTGTGCTGGTAGGAGATTATTTGTTATCGAAAGGGTTACTGCTTTCCCTGGATAACCACGATTTCCGGGTGCTGCAAATCCTCTCCGAAGCCGTCCGGAAAATGAGTGAGGGAGAACTTCTTCAAATGGAAAAAGCCAGGAACCTCAACCTCCGGGAAGACATTTATTTCGAAATTATCACCAATAAAACCGCTTCCCTCCTTGCCTCCTCCTGCGCCGCAGGCGCCTACTCTTCTTCTGGTGGAGACGAAGCCCTTACCGATAGGATGCGGGCCTTCGGGGAAAAAGTTGGCATCGCCTTCCAGATCAAAGACGACCTTTTCGATTACGGAAAAGAAGATGTGGGCAAACCTACCGGGAACGACATCAAGGAAAAAAAACTCACTTTACCCCTTATTTATACGCTAAATACCGTTGCGCCTGCCCTTCGGAAAGAACTGATTTACCTGATCAAGAACCATAATACCGACCGGGAAAAAGTGGATTATATCATGAAAGTGGTGCAGGAATCAGGAGGAATAGCGTACGCCGCAAAAAAAATGCAACAATACCGGGACGAGGCACTCGCATTGTTGCATTTATTCCCCAAATCGGATGTACGGGATGCACTGGAAGAATTGGTCAGGTATACAACTGATCGTTCCTATTGA
- the htpG gene encoding molecular chaperone HtpG codes for MQKGAIRVQTENIFPIIKKFLYSDHEIFVRELVSNAVDATQKLKTLSSIGEAKGELGELRIDVKIDTEAKTLTISDRGVGMTAEEVDRYINQVAFSGAEEFLNKYKGQNEANIIGHFGLGFYSSFMVSKHVDVITQSFREGAEAVKWSCDGSPEYTLEPTQREFRGTDIVMHINEESEEFLEAGRIRSILEKFCKFLPVPIFFEEKQINNIQPAWTRKPSDLTTEDYQNFYRELYPFGEPPLFWIHLNVDYPFNLTGILYFPKIKQSYEIQKDKIQLYSNQVFVTDEVKDIVPEFLMLLHGVIDSPDIPLNVSRSYLQGDPNVRKINNHITKKVADKLEEMFNKDRKEFEEKWGHIGLFVKYGMMTDDKFLDKAAKFHVLQDVDNEKFYTLEEYKMAAETLQKNKEGKTVILYTTSPVQQDSYIQAAKAKGYIVVKMETIVDAAFINNMEMKWNDVTFTRVDSDIADNLVDKSEGNASVLTEEQSAQLKSLFDLKLDQLHVSVEVKGLSPESAPVVATRPEFMRRMKDMAAINGQMGGFYAAMPDEVTLTVNGNHPIYQQILAEEQVPVKEKQVRNLADLALLSQGLLKGNDLTAFINRSVELMGKQ; via the coding sequence ATGCAAAAAGGTGCGATCCGGGTTCAAACCGAGAACATTTTTCCTATCATTAAAAAGTTCCTGTACAGCGACCACGAAATTTTCGTGCGGGAACTCGTTAGTAACGCGGTAGACGCTACCCAGAAACTCAAAACCCTTTCCTCCATTGGCGAGGCGAAAGGTGAACTGGGTGAATTGCGCATCGACGTTAAAATTGATACCGAAGCCAAAACACTCACGATCTCCGACCGGGGTGTGGGCATGACCGCCGAAGAGGTGGACAGGTACATTAACCAGGTGGCTTTCAGCGGCGCTGAAGAATTCCTCAACAAATACAAAGGGCAGAACGAAGCCAATATCATCGGCCATTTCGGACTTGGTTTCTACTCCTCCTTCATGGTGAGTAAGCACGTGGATGTGATTACCCAGAGTTTCAGGGAAGGAGCGGAAGCGGTGAAATGGAGTTGTGACGGAAGCCCCGAATATACATTGGAGCCTACACAAAGAGAATTCCGCGGAACCGACATCGTGATGCACATCAACGAAGAAAGCGAAGAGTTCCTGGAAGCAGGGCGCATCCGCAGCATCCTCGAAAAGTTCTGTAAGTTCCTGCCGGTGCCGATCTTCTTTGAAGAAAAGCAAATCAACAATATTCAACCGGCTTGGACACGCAAACCTTCAGACCTTACCACAGAAGATTACCAGAATTTTTACAGGGAACTTTATCCCTTCGGAGAACCGCCGTTGTTCTGGATCCACCTCAATGTGGATTATCCGTTTAACTTAACTGGTATTCTTTATTTCCCCAAAATCAAGCAGAGCTACGAAATTCAGAAAGATAAGATCCAACTTTATTCCAACCAGGTTTTCGTGACCGATGAGGTGAAGGACATCGTACCGGAATTCCTGATGCTGCTGCATGGGGTGATCGACTCCCCGGACATCCCATTGAACGTGAGCCGCAGTTACCTCCAGGGCGATCCCAATGTACGGAAGATCAACAACCACATCACGAAGAAAGTGGCCGATAAGCTAGAGGAAATGTTCAACAAAGACCGTAAGGAATTTGAAGAGAAATGGGGACACATCGGACTATTCGTGAAGTACGGCATGATGACCGACGATAAGTTCCTCGACAAAGCCGCGAAGTTCCATGTGTTACAGGATGTGGACAACGAGAAATTTTACACGCTGGAAGAATATAAAATGGCTGCGGAAACCCTTCAGAAAAACAAAGAAGGTAAAACCGTGATCCTTTATACCACCAGCCCGGTTCAGCAAGACAGTTATATCCAGGCCGCCAAAGCCAAAGGCTATATCGTGGTGAAAATGGAGACCATTGTGGATGCCGCTTTCATCAACAATATGGAGATGAAATGGAACGATGTCACGTTCACCCGGGTGGATTCGGATATCGCCGATAACCTGGTTGACAAGTCTGAAGGGAATGCTTCAGTTTTGACCGAAGAGCAATCTGCCCAACTGAAATCCCTTTTCGACCTGAAACTGGACCAGCTCCATGTTTCCGTTGAAGTAAAAGGACTTTCTCCAGAATCAGCGCCCGTTGTTGCCACCCGTCCCGAGTTTATGCGTCGTATGAAAGATATGGCCGCCATTAACGGACAAATGGGTGGATTCTACGCTGCCATGCCAGATGAAGTAACCCTCACGGTGAACGGGAACCACCCGATTTACCAGCAGATACTTGCCGAGGAGCAGGTTCCGGTAAAAGAAAAGCAAGTGCGTAACCTGGCTGATCTGGCCCTGCTGTCGCAGGGATTGCTGAAAGGCAACGACCTGACCGCATTCATCAACAGGAGTGTGGAGTTAATGGGGAAACAATAA
- a CDS encoding aminotransferase class V-fold PLP-dependent enzyme encodes MQRIYLDNAATTSLDPNVLDAMMPYLTEKFGNPSSIYSYGRESRLAVENARKSVAKLLHAHPAEIFFTSGGTESSNTAIGSAVRDLNCRHIITSPIEHHATLHTVEHLYHAGEAALSYVKLLPNGHVDLEDLERILASSEEKCLVTLMHANNEIGNILDLHAVGNLCKMYSAIFHSDTVQTVGHYPFDLRNTPVHFITGAGHKFHGPKGVGLLYVNENVKIKPFIHGGSQERNMRAGTENLYGIVGFARALEMAMDNFEQESAYIQELKFYMMEQLKKHVKGVGFNGDPVGRSLYTVLSVSFPKTEKSELLLFNLDINNICASGGSACTSGAEQGSHVIRAINNNPNQVTVRFSFSKNNTKEEIDQVVDRLKDLI; translated from the coding sequence GTGCAAAGGATTTACTTAGACAACGCCGCCACCACTTCATTGGACCCGAACGTACTGGACGCCATGATGCCGTATCTCACAGAGAAATTCGGTAATCCTTCTTCTATTTATTCTTATGGAAGGGAAAGCCGTCTGGCCGTGGAAAACGCCCGTAAATCCGTAGCAAAACTGTTGCATGCTCACCCGGCGGAAATTTTCTTTACCAGCGGTGGCACCGAGAGTTCCAATACCGCGATAGGTTCCGCCGTTCGTGACCTGAATTGCAGGCATATCATTACTTCTCCCATTGAACACCATGCCACTCTGCATACCGTTGAACACCTCTACCATGCAGGTGAGGCGGCACTTTCTTATGTAAAGTTGCTTCCTAATGGTCATGTGGACCTGGAGGACCTCGAAAGGATACTCGCTTCCAGCGAAGAAAAATGCCTGGTTACGCTGATGCACGCCAACAACGAGATTGGTAATATACTTGACCTTCATGCGGTGGGTAATCTCTGTAAAATGTACAGCGCCATATTCCACAGCGATACCGTTCAAACGGTAGGGCACTATCCCTTCGATCTCAGGAATACACCCGTGCATTTCATCACCGGCGCCGGACATAAGTTCCATGGTCCCAAAGGTGTGGGACTGCTTTATGTGAACGAGAATGTGAAAATCAAGCCGTTCATCCACGGCGGTTCCCAGGAAAGAAATATGCGCGCGGGTACCGAAAACCTTTACGGTATCGTGGGGTTCGCACGTGCGCTGGAAATGGCGATGGATAATTTTGAACAGGAAAGCGCCTACATTCAGGAACTGAAGTTCTACATGATGGAGCAATTGAAGAAACACGTGAAAGGCGTGGGCTTTAACGGCGATCCGGTGGGTAGAAGTCTGTACACCGTGCTGAGCGTGAGCTTTCCTAAAACAGAGAAGTCAGAATTACTGCTTTTCAACCTTGATATCAACAACATCTGCGCTTCCGGCGGCAGTGCCTGTACTTCCGGCGCGGAGCAGGGATCTCACGTTATCAGGGCCATCAACAACAACCCCAACCAGGTTACCGTGCGCTTCTCTTTCAGTAAAAATAACACGAAGGAAGAGATCGACCAGGTTGTTGACCGTCTGAAAGACCTTATTTAA